A part of Paenibacillus sp. 481 genomic DNA contains:
- a CDS encoding DUF6385 domain-containing protein, with product MQKDHTQQLRVAGVVKRLLARELSTHHIIPFNKANVHDLRLHMSRAKKNNRHKRKGAKIHNALKSMIQLRPHRKRFSKKRRRCHSQRRNCFIRPPSPRRPIFPPKRPPECCPPPCGKGEPIVVPGSQTVFGEQRFLNLSFDQALTLPYQDTSVTSTLSYAIINRGSSPLVIQLEISPNAQDFVVDSSESIPSGAMRVITPNRFLRFTRLTLAPIEEGDAGYADVYYQKQTWGLAPCSQAS from the coding sequence GTGCAAAAGGACCATACACAGCAGCTTCGTGTTGCGGGAGTCGTCAAGAGACTACTAGCAAGGGAATTGAGCACACATCATATTATTCCTTTTAATAAGGCGAACGTTCACGATCTTCGACTGCATATGAGCAGAGCGAAAAAAAACAATCGGCACAAACGTAAGGGCGCTAAAATTCACAATGCGCTCAAAAGTATGATTCAGTTGCGACCTCATCGGAAACGATTCTCTAAAAAAAGGAGAAGATGTCACTCGCAGCGACGCAACTGCTTCATACGCCCACCTTCTCCTCGCCGCCCCATTTTTCCACCCAAACGTCCGCCTGAATGTTGTCCACCACCATGCGGGAAAGGAGAACCGATTGTAGTTCCTGGTTCTCAAACGGTTTTTGGGGAGCAACGATTTCTGAATTTAAGCTTCGATCAGGCTCTGACGCTGCCATATCAAGACACGTCCGTAACGAGCACACTTTCATATGCGATTATTAATCGAGGCTCTTCGCCGCTTGTTATTCAATTGGAGATTAGCCCGAATGCACAAGACTTTGTGGTGGATAGCAGTGAAAGTATTCCGAGTGGGGCGATGAGGGTTATTACACCAAATCGATTTTTACGCTTTACGCGCTTAACACTAGCTCCAATTGAAGAAGGTGATGCCGGATACGCCGATGTGTACTATCAGAAGCAGACGTGGGGGTTAGCTCCTTGCTCACAAGCAAGCTAA